TTACAATCATCTGTCTGCATTCTTCTATCTCTCTTTTTCTTCCAAGGAAGTTTTGATTATTGCTTATGTGCCCTCCGGTAACAGATCCTCCTGCATTTATAACATCACCCTGAAGTGTAACTATTTTTATGGAGTTTCCCATGCGTTTAGAAATCTTAAATCCGTTATTTAAGTTATCGACTATCAGAATTCTTCCAAGGAGATGTTTGATTACCGGCTGGAATTTAGCTTCTGTTTTTACAAGCATGTCGCCGGTGTTAATAACATGATCGTCCTCTAAAATTTCCCTTTCTGATTTATTCAGACTTCTTTGCTGGAGGTTGTTTATAGGCAGGAATGTCACTCTTCCTATTTTGTTCTTTTTTAGGTATTCAATTATATCTTCAGCTTCTTTACCTGTGTTTACAATTATATTCTGAATGGATGAGCCCAATGCCACTTCAACCGCAGTTTCAAACCGCTTTTCAGTCTTAATTATGTCTGCCACCGTTCCAAGCACAGAGCTTAGCACGGGTACTTTCTTCTTATTGTTCATAACGGTCTTAATGCTCTTATAATATCCGTCATAGTAGGATTCCATATTTGACAGAACGTTCATCTTGGACTTGTAGCTGCTTATATTTTCATTTATTTTACTTATATCCGACGCAAGCTTTTCTTTATCAGTTTCAGATTCGCCAAGATTTTTTTCAGCATTTTCAAGCATTAGCTTTTTTTCTGATATTTCTTCAGAAATTTTCGACTGTTCAGATTCAGTTAACCTGATTGTTTCAAGCATGCCTTGTTTTTCATCTTCTTCTGATGATATTTCTGAAAGGAAATTTTCTATTCGTTCATTGTCATTTAAAATGAAGGACTCTATTGTGCTTCTGCGGCTGTTTAAGCCGTTAATTTCCTTATGCAGCTCAAACAGCTCTGTTTTCTGCTTTTCTATGCTTTGAATTATTTTATCTATCTCATTTTTGTATGACTGTATTTCTTCATTCATGGAATTAAATTTTTCCATGTCGTTATGCAAACTATCTTCAAGAAGTTTTTTCTCTTCTGCCAGCTTGGCAGAATTTTCTGAAAGTTCTGAACTTCTTTTTTCTATCTCAGATATTTCTGTCTTTACATTGTCAATGTTGCTTTCATATAAGAGCTTTTTCTCCTTATGAACACGGCAAAGGCTCTGGCAGTCATCATACTCCTTACTTTTTGAATCTTTGCTCGATTCTAAAGCCTTTATTTCACTCTGCATTTCCGTAATTAATTCTTTTTGTTTAGCGATTTGCTCCTGAAGAGCATCCCGCTTTTTCTGCATATTTATTTTCTGCTCAATAGCAATGCTTCTCTGGTTTTGCAATCCTTTAAGCTGTTCGCTGTGCTTTTCAAATTCATGCGCAAGATAATTCAGCTCAAATTGCTTTAAGCTTTCTTTCAGCTCTATGTATTTCCTTGCCTTAATGCTTTGCTCCGAAAGCGGAAGAATGCGTTCCTCCAGCTCATGGACTATGTCCTCGACCCTATCAAGGTTGTCCGAAGTTTTTGCAAGCTTTCTTTCTGATTCTTCTTTTCTGGTCTTGTACTTAACTATTCCCGAAGCTTCCTCAAATACCTTTCTCCTTGTGTCCGAGTTAGGGCTCAGTATATCTTCCACGCGGCCCTGCCCTATGAATGAATATCCTTCGCTTCCTATTCCCGTATCCATGAACAGTTCTTTCACGTCTTTTAGCCTGCACTGCTGTTTATTTATGTAGTATTCGCTCTCACCAGTTTTGTAAAGCTTCCTTTTTATGCTTACTTCCTTGTATTCAAGGGGAATGTCACCTGATTCGTTGTCAAAAATAAGGTTAACCTCAGCGTATCCTAAGGGCAGCCTTTTTTCGGTTCCGGCAAAAATTATATCGTCCATTTTGCCGCCTCGCAGCGATTTTGCGCTTTGTTCTCCCAAAACCCATTTAACAGCATCCGATATATTGCTTTTTCCGCTTCCATTTGGGCCTACCACAGCTGTAATACCTTTTTCAACAATTATTTCAGTTTTTTCTGCAAAGGATTTAAACCCGTTTATATAAACCTTTTTTAAATACATTTTTACCCCCGGTGCGCAAGATAGTTTTTAAATATGTCTTTTTTCTCAAAGCTTCCCAGCTTACGTTTATCTGCATATATTTCTATCAAATTGTCATCCTCTGAATTTTTAAACCTTACTGAGCTTATTCCGTATCTTTCTTTCAAAATTCTTATGTTTGCTTTTTTCTGTCCTGCAATGCTGCTTACCAGCTTTTTGTTCGCTGCAACGGTAATATCTTTACCATTAAGATTGCATCCTTCTAAAATTGGAATTATAGAAGACAGGTACAGCTGTTCCTCTACCAGCTGCCTGAAGGCAGGATGAAACGGACCTGCCACAACATCTTCACCCTCATTTATGGAATCCGTATTCTGCAGACCTATACGTATAACATCTATATTATTTACTGAATAATTGCTGTACAAATATGCTGAGATTTCTACAGCTTCTTTAACAGTGAGCGGCTTGTAGATTCCTTCCCTGTACATATCCAGAAGTGCAGTATCTTTTATTGTCAGTGTGGGGTAAATTCTCACCATATCAGGTTTCATCGCTATTGAATCAACGCCTGTCCTTTTATCCTTATCACTGCTGCTTCCCGGAAGTCCAGGCATAATCTGATGCCCCAGAACAAATCCGTATTCTTTTATCAGAGCACTGGCCTTAACCGAATCTTCAGACGTATGCCCTCTGTTTGATAATTTGAGCACTTCATCATCTAGGCTTTGTATTCCAAGCTCTATTATATCCATGCCGTATTTTTTTTGAAGTTCTAATATGTCAGGAGTAATTGCATCCGGCCTTGTGGAGCATCTTATGCTTTTAACAACACCTAAGTCCTTGTAATGCTTTCCCACCTTCAACAGTTCCTCCTGCACACGGAGGTCTATTGCCGTAAATGAACCGCCAAAAAAAGCAAGTTCCGTATAAGTATGTTCATCTATTGTTTTTCTGTACTCTTCTACTATGCTTCTTACATACTCCGCGTTTGCCGAAACAGTTCCCATCCCGGTAATTCTTTTCTGGTTGCAGAACACACAATCGTTTGGGCAGCCTATGTGAGGAACAAACACAGGTATGATTTTCATCTTATTACTCATCTAACTGACCATCTGCCTTAAGCGCATTTTTTGCGGCATCCTGCTCAGCCAGCTTCTTGCTTTTCCCTGCTCCCTTTCCAACAACGGTTTTGTTTACAAGCACGTTTACATGGAACATCTTTTCGTGATCCGGGCCTTCTTCCTTAGTTACCACATAGCGTATTTTGCAGCTTTGCGTGTGGCTTTGGTAATACTCTTGAAGGTAAGACTTAAAATCCGTTACAATTTTTCCCTTAACTGCAAGCTGTATATACTTAGTAAGATTCGCAAGTACAAAGGTTTCTGCTTTTCTGTAGCCTCCATCTATATAGATTGCCGCTATTATTGCTTCAACTGCATCTGCTAGAATGGACTTTCTCTCTCTTCCTCCCGAAGATTCTTCTCCTCTGCCCAGCAAAAGATACTTGCCCACATTTAATTCGGCTGCAACTAAGCTCAGCGTGTCCTCACACACAACCTGAGATCTCAGCTTTGTTAGTTCTCCCTCGGGATAATCCGGAAATTTGTCAAATATGAAGCGACTTACAGTAATGCTTAAAACAGCATCTCCTAAAAATTCCAGTCTTTCATTATTTACTTTGTTGTAAGATTTATCCTCATTGGAATATGAACTGTGGGTAAGGGATTTTTCCAAAATATCTATGTTATCAAACTTATAGTTGATTATGTTCTCGAATTCTTTCAATTCTTTAATATCTATTATCACGGTTCCTCCTGCATACTGTAATTCCTTATTATGCCTATGAACGCTTTCATAAATATAATAAGTAACTATAGTATTGTAATTTTAATATACAGGACGCATCTCTGCGTCCCTGGATTATTTATTAATGCTCTTGCATATCAATGTTTTCTTCTAAGTAATTAACTATATCTCCTACTGTAGTTATTTTTTCTATGCTTTCATCATCAATTTCAATGTCAAATTCATCTTCCAATGCCATCACCAGTTCAAACAGTGTTATTGAATCTGCTTCTAAATCGTCGGCAAAAGATGTGTCCATCGCTATTTCTTCCGGATCAACACCTACTTTTTCTGCCACAATATTCCTGATTTTTTCAAACATGTTAATCACCTCCTCATTATGCTTTCTTCTATTAATTCATTTACATTATTTTCAAAACAAATTTTTGCCTGGCGTATGGCATTCTTAAATGCCTTGTCATCTGAGCTGCCATGAGCTTTGACAACTGTTTCCTTCACTCCCAGTATGGGGGCTCCGCCGTGCTCGGAATAATCCAATTTGCTTTTAAATTTAAGTAATGCTGGCTTAATAAGAGCTGCACCTATTTTAGTTCTTGTCGAGGACATGAGTTCGTTTTTTATACCCTTCATAAGCTCCAATACGGTTCCTTCAAGGGTCTTTAAAATCATATTTCCAACAAATCCGTCACAAACTATTATATCCGCTTTTCCGTGAAGTATTTCTCTAGCCTCTATGTTGCCTGTAAAATTTAACGGCAGTGCTGTATTCTCCAAAAGGCTGTAAGTTTCCAGCGTAAGCTTATCGCCTTTCGTTTTTTCAGTTCCTATATTGGCAAGAGCTATTCTCGGAGATTTAAGGTCAAATACCTTCTTTAAATATATATCTCCCATAATTGCAAAATCATAAAGAAATTCGGGCTTAGAATCCACATTGGCCCCCGAGTCTATTAACAGTGCAAATCCACCGTTCATATTGGGAATTAAGGAACCTATTGCAGGTCTTTCAATTCCTTTGATTCTTCCTGCGATCAATGTTGCTCCGGCTAACAATGCTCCTGTGCTGCCCGCCGATACTATTGCATCTGCTTCTTTGCTCTTGACAGCATTTAAGGCCTTCACAAGTGAAGAATCTTTTTTGCGTCTCAGGGCCATTACAGGTTTATCATCATTGCTGATTACTTCTTCAGCATTAATTATTTCTATATTATCAAAATCAGAAGTATTTTTTTCAAGCTCTCTTTTTATTTCAGTTTCTTTGCCTGAAAAAATAATACTGACATTGTATTCATCTCTGGCATTTACAGCTCCCCTCACTATGGCTTCAGGAGCATTATCGCCTCCCATTGCATCTACAGCAATCCTCATTACAACACCTCTTTTTCGAATTTGCTCTAAAAAATAACCCGGCGCGGAAATAAATGTAAAATTCGGCGCTTCTTATTTTTACATAGACTAGTATAACTTAGAGCATTGTAATTTGCAATAAAAAAATAGTGCCTCAGCACTACTTTTTATCTCTTTTTCCAATATAAAGCTATATAAGTATCATTTCAATTATTCAACGCTTATAACTTCTTTACCGTCATAATATCCGCAAGCTGCACACACTCTGTGAGGAAGCTTTGTTTCATGACACTGCGGACACTCAATTAAATTTGGGGCTGTTAATCTTGATTTTGCTGTTCTTCTTCTATCTCTTCTAGCTTTGGAAGTTTTTCTCTTAGGTACTGCCATTTATAACACCTCCTTAATCCTTTAACAGGTCTTTTAATTTATCAAACCGCGGATCTGTTATGTTGTCTTCACATTTACATTTTTCAATATTTAAATTAACTCCGCAATTCGGGCATATGCCTTTGCAATCATTTTTACACAAAGATTTCATAGGCATAGATAAATAAATCATTTGTTTTATGGTTTCTTCTAGGTCAACACATCCATCAGTTACGTGCAACATAATCTCATCAGATTCGCTATCATCTTCATCAACCTGATTCGTTAATACTGCTTCAAACTTTGTTTCAACTGTATTGTCAAAAGGAACAAGACATCTTGCGCATTCATCATCAAATGTATACTTTATTGTCCCATTTAAAACGACATTCTCATCAACTTTGAAAATATCACCGATGAAGTTTATATCCTTATGAAGATGTGTTTTTGACAAAAAATCTTCGTCATCTATTACAAAGTTTTCATTTACTTTAAATGAAATCTGATTAGACGATAAAAACTTATTTATTCGAATTAACATAATACCACCCTTTTTATTCGCAGAGTTAATTATATGAGAAAAAAAATATTTTGTCAAGCAATTAATTTTACAGTTTATTTTTCTGCAAGTGCTTTTGTATCTCTTGCTATCATTAACTCTTCATTTGTAGGTATAACAAATACCTTTACTTTTGCTCCGTCTTTTGATATTTCAACTTCTTTTCCTCTTATGTTGTTCTTTTCTTCATCAATTTCAATTCCGAGGAATTCAAGACCTTTACAAATTTCTTGTCTGTTAGAAGCTGAATTTTCACCTAATCCTGCTGTGAAAACTAACACATCTACTCCACCCATAGCAGCAGCATATGAGCCTATATACTTTCTAACAGTGTAATCGAATTTTTCTAATGCAAGCTGTGCTCTTTTATTTCCTTCTGATGCAGCTGATTCTATATCTCGGAAATCACTGCTTACTCCAGAAATTCCAAGAACTCCTGATTTTTTATTCATTAAATTATCAACCTGCTCTGCAGTCATGTTCTTGTTGTTCATTAAGAATGTAACTATAGCAGGGTCTATATCTCCGCATCTTGTTCCCATTACCAAGCCTTCAAGAGGAGTCATTCCCATGCTTGTGTCAACTGATTTACCGTCTTTAACAGCAGTTAAACTTGCTCCGTTTCCTAAGTGGCATGTAATTACTTTAGTGCCTTCCAAGCTTTTTCCAGTCAATGCAGCAACTCTTTCTGTTACATATTTGTGTGAAGTTCCGTGGAATCCATATCTTCTTATAGCAAGATCTTCATAAAGCTCGTATGGAAGTGGATATATATATGCTTCAGCCGGCATTGTCTGATGGAAAGCAGTATCGAATACTCCTACCATAGGTACTGTCGGCAGTAATTCCTTGCATGCTTCTATACCGATTATGTTTGGCGGATTATGTAAAGGCGCGAGAGGAATGCATTCCTTCATAGCTTTAATAACTTCGTCATTAATTAATACTGAGTCGGCAAACTTTTCTCCGCCGTGAACAACTCTGTGTCCTACAGCATCTACCTCATCCAATGATTTAACTGCGCCATGCTCAGGATCTACAAGAGCTTTCAGCACAAGGTTGATAGCATCTTTATGGTTTTTTAATACTTCCTTGATAACAACCTTGTCCAGACCTGTTTTTTCATGTTTTAAAACACTACCTTCAATTCCTATTCTTTCAACCAGGCCTTTAGCTAATACACTTTCATCATTCATGTTTATCAACTGATATTTTAATGATGAGCTGCCACAGTTAATTACTAATACATTCATGTTTGTCCTCCATAGTTAATTATATTGTTATATAAAATCTCTTAGATTTTAAAACTCTGTTGCGGTCAGCGCGCACGCTGTCCATTAATTTTAACTGCACTTTACTATTCTTACAAATTTTCTGTTGTTTAATACCAAAATGTCACAGTTCGATATTATAAAGTCCCACAAATTTGTATCATCTGCGATTCCAAGGTATAAAAGCACAGCTTGTATCACTCCGAAATGCGTTACTATAAGTGAATTATCAGGAACATTATCAATAAATTCCGAAATTCTTGCAATAATATCTGTGTAACTTTCACCTTGAGGAAATTTAAATTTATGCTGCACTGCCATCCAGTCTTCGGCTTCTTTAACATAGGATGCTGTTATTTCCTCCCATGTCATATTCTCGAACAAGCCGAAATTGACCTCTGCAAGGCATCTCTCCGTTTTTATTTTACTTTCCTCAAAACCAATTTCACTGCCGATAATTTTTGCGGTAATACTAGCCCTTATTAGCGGACTTGCATAAATATTTGATATATTTTCATGTTTTAATCTTCTGCCTGCAAGAGCAGCTTGTTCTTTTCCGCGTAAGGACAGCTTAACATCCGTAATTCCGCAGAATTTTTTATTTATATTTGCCTCTGATTCTCCGTGGCGCACTAAGTATATCATAATTATCCCTGTAAAAAAAGTACCAATATCATAAATATTACTTGACTAACCTCTGCTATAAAGCCGCATGTATCTCCGGTCATGCCTCCTATTTTGTCCTCAATTCGGCATGATATAAAATAGGATGCCACGATAGAAGCAAAACAAGCTGTAAGAATAATCATCCTGCCCGGCAAAAGAATGCCCAGAAATATCAATATCGTTAGATTTATAACAAGAACTTTCGTGCTTATAGACTCTATGAACAAAGTACCCATTCCCTTTGTTTTTTTTGCGTATTTTTTATTCCATGATGCTGTTATTACTGAAGCTCTTCCAACCACAGGCATCATAAAACATGTATAGATATCCGTATAGGAGAATAATAAAATCTGGGAAAAAATAATTATTATAAGACTTATGACACCAAAGGCACCTATATGTGAATCACTCATTATTTCAAAGATTTTTCCGCCTGTTCTACCGGAAAATATTCCATCGGATGTATCTGCAGCTCCATCCAAATGTATGCCTCCTGTCACTGTTATATACGCAACGGTAAGCACCAGACCTTTAAGCAATAAAATATATGTATAGCCTAAAATCACATGTATCATTCCTAAGAACAGCCCTATAACTGCCCCAATCAAAGTATAAAGGCTCAGCGCCTTTTTAAAATTTTCCTCTTTATATTCAATTCTCTTTCCTACTGGTATCCTTGTAAAAAAAGATATTAAAGTTAAAAATCCGGTTCCCATTTTACAGCTTCACCCCTTGATTTAAGTTTAATAGGTATGCCTGAAAAAATAAAATACATGAAATCGGATTTTTCTGCAATTTCTCTATTGATTCTGCCGCTCATATCTCTGAAATAATTACCCATATAGTAGGAAGGCACTACTCCCATTCCTGTTTCATTGGACACTATTATCAGTTTTTTGTTATGATCATTGCACACCTTTATTAAATTCAAGACCTCCAGTGTTATTCTTTTTTCAAGATCATTTACCTGGGATGCCTTGCAGCTGTCAAAATCAATTTTACTGTCAAACATAAAATTACCGATCAAAGTAGTAATGCAGTCAATTAAAATCACTTCACACTCTTCAAATTTCTTGAATTTTATAAGTTCGCCGAAGTTTGAATACATTTCGATAGTGCTCCATGACTTCGGCCTCTGCTCCCTATGCTTTCTCACTCTGTCTTCCATAGCCTGATCCGTTATAACCGACGTAGCCAGATAAACAACCTTATCGCTGTATTCTTTTGCCTTTTGTTCTGCAAATGTGCTTTTTCCGCTTCTGGCACCGCCTATTACAAAAGTTACGCTCATTTTATCACCAATTCCTACTATTTTTGAATAAGCCTTAAATATTATATCACCTATTGATAAAAAATCAAAGAAAAATCTTCATATATCAAATACAGCTTACGGTTAATCCGTATAAGGATGATAGCACTATTTTGGTAATTTTAATAAGCTCAGATGCTGTATTTAAAATCACTTAGTTCATTAAGACAACACAATATACATATACTACTTCTTAACTTCTAACAACCAAGTTATTCCAACAATGCTATTCTCCAGATCGTCACATTCATTTATTTGACTTTGCACATAACTATCAAACAGCTTTCTTTTTTCAGGATATTCAACGCTCAATTCATCAGCTCGAATAGAAATAAGCCTGGTATTTTCATCATTTACATTCTCTTCATCCAAGCCGGAGACAATTCTATCGACAAGCTTTACACCGGTTTTATCGAAAACTGACATCCATTGCTGATAAGTTAAGTAATCATGTTCAAATTTTATATTTTTAGTTTCTGCATCTTTTAAATAAGCATCATCATATATTATAAAACCATTGGTTTTAAGCGTATCCTTTAATTTTAAAATTACATCTTCAGGTGTGCCGAGTACATCACCGACTGCCCCATAAATAACACAATCATTATCTCTTTCCCCTGTAATAGCCTGATATATGTTTCCGATCGAAAATTGACATAAAGAAGCAACTCCCATATCCGTGGCTTTTTTATGAGCATAATTAATAAATTCAGGAACAATGTCAATACCCTTTATTTTTACATTAAATTCTTTTGCAATTTTAATACTAACAGCACCTTTACCGCATGCCAAATCCAAAAATTTTGTATTTTCATTTAAAATCATATGTTTTTTGATAAGATAAATCATATCGTCCGGACTGCTTCCCAACTCCCATATGTCCTGTAAAAGATATGGCAAAAATGGTAATAATTCAATACTTTCTGCAGTTAAAGATTTTGCTAATTTTTCTTGTGTCATCTTGTTCGTTTCATTAGACATAATAACCTCCATATTATAAAAAATTTGCTCCTTTACCGGAACTTTACCTAATATATTGATTTTTAGGTGTTTCATATATAAATAAAATACCTTTTTATTAATTACCCTTCAATACGCATTTTTGCTTTTCTAGCATTGGCTCAAATATAAGATAAAGTTCTTCCGAATCTTGCTGTTTTACATAAAGGATAAACACAAGACTGTAACGCTATTTAATACAACTAATAAAATTTCAATTCCCTATCATACCTTTTTCTTTATAAGTTAATTAACTTTTATTAAATTATAAACTAACAATCCAATAATATCAATAATATTTGACAATATACGGAAGTATAGTTATTATTATATAAAATATAAAAATATGTGGTGAAGTTATGAAAATTACAGGTATTGTTGCAGAATATAATCCATTTCACACAGGTCACGAATATCAGTTAAAAAAAGCCAGGGAATTATCATCCTGTGACGGGACTGCTGTTGTTATGAGCGGAAACTACGTCCAGCGCGGTGAGCCTGCCATTATAGATAAATTCAAGCGAGCCGAGGCAGCAGTACATGGAGGAGCTGATTTGGTTATAGAACTCCCCATGCCTTTTTCCTTTCAAAATGCAGAAATGTTTGCCATGGCTGCAGTCAGAGAATTGAAAAAGTTACCTGTCAGCAACCTTAGCTTCGGCTGTGAATGCACGGATATTAAATTGTTAGAAAAAACAGCTTCAGTTCAACTGGATGCTGAGTTTAACAATGAGCTTAAGTGCGAAATAAAAAAAGGGATGTCCTATCCAAAGGCACTGTCAAATACAATATGCTCATTTTTGGGAGAGCAGGCTTCTATTCATGCATCCAGTCCAAATAATGTTCTAGGCATAGAATACATTAAAAGTTCAATTAAACAGAATACAGGCTGGAAATACATTCCCATAGAACGCATTGGTAAGGGTCATAATGATTTTAGATCAACAGGCAGCTACGACAGTGCCACCGCCATAAGAAAAGCAATTTTAAAATCACAGGGTGCTAATGTATCGGTAACTCCGAAAAGCAGAGAAATGATTGACATGTTTTATAATAATCATGAAAAACTAAACAGTCTCGACAATTATCTGGAGATTCTATATTACAGAATTATTCAACTGGGGCCTGAAGGGCTGAATAAAATTTATGAAGTTTCTGAGGGGCTTAACAACAAAATATATTCAAATGTTTTCTTGCATGAAAACATAGATGATTTAATCATGTCTCTGAAGTCAAAGAGATACACATATTCCAGATTAAGAAGAATGCTTTTGAATATATTGCTGGGGATTACCTATGTAGACATAAAACATTTTATGTATTCAAATACAAACTATATAAAAGTGCTTGCATTTAACGACACCGGTAGAATGATTATCAAAGAAGCAAAAAAAAGCGGAACCATTATTATCAACAGGTATTCTGACTATAAAAAACATAATTTATCTGATGACGAAATGCGTCTCTTCCGCCTTACATCAAGAGCAACAGATATTTACAACATTCCTTTGAAAAACAGAAAAGCCAATTTTGAATATACGAAAAATTCCATATACGTGAAAATATAAAAAATATGCCTGTACCGCTAAGGCTTCATCTTAGCAGTGCAGGCATTTTCTACATTTTATTCATAGGTTCCTTTAACCATGATTTTTCCATTGTCAAGCATTAATCTTCCTTTTGCTATTACTGATACTATATCCATTTCTTTATTTACAATCAGCACATCTGCATCTGAGTTTTCACAAACTACCCCTTTTTTAGGATATATTTCTAGCGCCTTAGATACATTTGTGGTAAAGAAAGGCAATGCGTCTTCAATGCTGAAATTTAAATTACTAACCATATTTTTAAATTCATTGTAAAGACTGCTTACGGACGAAACACCTATTTCTAATATGTTTCCTGCCGAGTCATAATTTGACCAGCTTCCGTATCCATCAGAACTCACGGTTATATTTTCAAGTGGCACACCCATTTTCTCAGCTTGTATAATTACATTTGAAGGAGACATTTCATCTGACATTCCGCATGTTAAATCTATTATTCCACCTTTTTTGGCATAATCAAAGGATTCAAGAAGCAGTTCTCTTTTCCTGTTTACATGGGTTGGCCTTATTACTTTAACAGGTATTTCAGTTTTTTCAAGCACTTCATTTACTAATCTCAGTCCAGCATCACCATTACCCATATGAGCAGTAACAATTCCTGCTTTTCCTGATATCATTCCGGCAACTCTTGCATCTGAAGCCAGCCTTGCCAATTCATCACATGAAATGCTTGGTGAACGGTGATCGGATAAAGCTATTTTCACACCTATAATTTCATCAATGAAAGCAATGTCCTTTTTTATTGAACTTGTAATCGTAGTAGAAGGATATCCGTATGAACCTGTTAATGCATAAACTGATATTCCCTCTTCCTTTAATGATTTAGCCTTTGCTACTAAATTTTCAACGTTTCGAGTTATAGAATCAGTACCTAGAAGACCTACTACTGTAGTGGTACCACATTCTATCAGCTTTGACAATGTGATTTCCGGAACACGTGTTTTAAAACTTCCTTCTCCGCCGCCACCTGTTATATGAACATGGTTATCTACAAATCCAGGTATGAGTTTATTCCCTGTACCATCAATTACCTTTAACTTTTCATTAAATTTAGGTATGCTGTCTTCTATCAGTACAATTTTATCATTGATAATTAAAACGTCTTTTACCCCAATGCTTTTTGGTGTATACATATCAATATTTTTTATTAATATCATAATTTATTCGTCCTTAGTAATTTTTTTCTTTGATGGGTCTATATATGCAATACCGATTCCCGTGAATGCCAAAATTATGGCAAATACAATTCCCATATAGCACATTACCGCCCAAGGCAGATATTCAAGAGTGTCAACACCCAATGTGGCAGTCATATACGCACCTGCTGCCGACCACGGAACAAGAGGAACCAATACTGTACCTGAATCTTCCAAAGTTCTTGATAAATTCTTTGCCTGCAGGTTATACTTTTCATACACTGAGCTAAATAACTGCCCCGGAAGCAAAATAGATAAATAGGAATTACCTGTAACAAATGCAACGGTAAAACAAGAAGCAATTGTTGAAACTATAATTCCAGATGTAGACTTCACCTTTTTTGTGATTGTTTCAAGAACTACATCCAACATACCTGTTACACTCATAATTCCTGCAAAACCCATAGCACAAAAAACCAATATTGTGGTTCCTGCCATGGATACTGAACCGCCTCTGTTTATTAATGTTAACACATCCTTTGTTACTTCTCCCTCATATCCTGTCATTGTAACATTAAACCCGCTAATAAGCGATATAAATCCATTCTTTAAAGTAAAACCCTGCATAATGATACCT
Above is a window of Sedimentibacter sp. MB35-C1 DNA encoding:
- the plsX gene encoding phosphate acyltransferase PlsX is translated as MRIAVDAMGGDNAPEAIVRGAVNARDEYNVSIIFSGKETEIKRELEKNTSDFDNIEIINAEEVISNDDKPVMALRRKKDSSLVKALNAVKSKEADAIVSAGSTGALLAGATLIAGRIKGIERPAIGSLIPNMNGGFALLIDSGANVDSKPEFLYDFAIMGDIYLKKVFDLKSPRIALANIGTEKTKGDKLTLETYSLLENTALPLNFTGNIEAREILHGKADIIVCDGFVGNMILKTLEGTVLELMKGIKNELMSSTRTKIGAALIKPALLKFKSKLDYSEHGGAPILGVKETVVKAHGSSDDKAFKNAIRQAKICFENNVNELIEESIMRR
- the rpmF gene encoding 50S ribosomal protein L32, which produces MAVPKRKTSKARRDRRRTAKSRLTAPNLIECPQCHETKLPHRVCAACGYYDGKEVISVE
- a CDS encoding DUF177 domain-containing protein, which gives rise to MLIRINKFLSSNQISFKVNENFVIDDEDFLSKTHLHKDINFIGDIFKVDENVVLNGTIKYTFDDECARCLVPFDNTVETKFEAVLTNQVDEDDSESDEIMLHVTDGCVDLEETIKQMIYLSMPMKSLCKNDCKGICPNCGVNLNIEKCKCEDNITDPRFDKLKDLLKD
- a CDS encoding acetate/propionate family kinase is translated as MNVLVINCGSSSLKYQLINMNDESVLAKGLVERIGIEGSVLKHEKTGLDKVVIKEVLKNHKDAINLVLKALVDPEHGAVKSLDEVDAVGHRVVHGGEKFADSVLINDEVIKAMKECIPLAPLHNPPNIIGIEACKELLPTVPMVGVFDTAFHQTMPAEAYIYPLPYELYEDLAIRRYGFHGTSHKYVTERVAALTGKSLEGTKVITCHLGNGASLTAVKDGKSVDTSMGMTPLEGLVMGTRCGDIDPAIVTFLMNNKNMTAEQVDNLMNKKSGVLGISGVSSDFRDIESAASEGNKRAQLALEKFDYTVRKYIGSYAAAMGGVDVLVFTAGLGENSASNRQEICKGLEFLGIEIDEEKNNIRGKEVEISKDGAKVKVFVIPTNEELMIARDTKALAEK
- a CDS encoding histidine phosphatase family protein — protein: MIYLVRHGESEANINKKFCGITDVKLSLRGKEQAALAGRRLKHENISNIYASPLIRASITAKIIGSEIGFEESKIKTERCLAEVNFGLFENMTWEEITASYVKEAEDWMAVQHKFKFPQGESYTDIIARISEFIDNVPDNSLIVTHFGVIQAVLLYLGIADDTNLWDFIISNCDILVLNNRKFVRIVKCS
- the cobS gene encoding adenosylcobinamide-GDP ribazoletransferase; protein product: MGTGFLTLISFFTRIPVGKRIEYKEENFKKALSLYTLIGAVIGLFLGMIHVILGYTYILLLKGLVLTVAYITVTGGIHLDGAADTSDGIFSGRTGGKIFEIMSDSHIGAFGVISLIIIIFSQILLFSYTDIYTCFMMPVVGRASVITASWNKKYAKKTKGMGTLFIESISTKVLVINLTILIFLGILLPGRMIILTACFASIVASYFISCRIEDKIGGMTGDTCGFIAEVSQVIFMILVLFLQG
- the cobU gene encoding bifunctional adenosylcobinamide kinase/adenosylcobinamide-phosphate guanylyltransferase; this translates as MSVTFVIGGARSGKSTFAEQKAKEYSDKVVYLATSVITDQAMEDRVRKHREQRPKSWSTIEMYSNFGELIKFKKFEECEVILIDCITTLIGNFMFDSKIDFDSCKASQVNDLEKRITLEVLNLIKVCNDHNKKLIIVSNETGMGVVPSYYMGNYFRDMSGRINREIAEKSDFMYFIFSGIPIKLKSRGEAVKWEPDF